A stretch of DNA from Anaerobacillus isosaccharinicus:
TTGGTGACCTTGTTCCGAAAAGCTTTGTACCGCATCTTCATGGATGACAATTTTAAAACCTTTATTAAACGCGTCAACGGCCGTATGTAAGACACAAATATCCGTACAAACACCAACTAGATGTACTTCACTAATATTTCTAGCTCTTAGCCTCATTTCAATATCAGTTCCACAAAAAGCACTATATCTTGTTTTATCTACCCAATCTACTTGAATATTAGTCCTATTTTTAAGCTGATCATAATAGTTACCTAAAATTCCGTATTGGTGCCGTCCTTCACTATTCCTTATATTATGTGGTGGGAAAAGCTTCGTTTCAGGATGATATGGATCATTTTCTTCATGGACATCCACCGCAAAAATAACATAGTCGTCTGCCTCAACAAACTCCTTTGTCAGTTCGGTAATTCTCTCTTCAATATCTTGAGCTGGTTTCCCACATGTTAAACTTCCACCATCCGCAACAAAATCGTTCGTGTAATCAATGACAATTAATGCCCTCATCTCTCCACTCTCCTTTTCATTTAAATTATAGCAAGTATTGGATAAAATTTGTATTAGTAGAAAAACAAAAAAGGCTGAAACACTCAGCCTAGTTGGTTAAAGTCCTAATATCATTTTATTTTGCATTTGGTTTACTTGTTGTCTTGCGCGAGTTAATTCCTCTCTTTGTTCTGGGGTTGCACTTCTTAACAAGCTTTCAATTTGCATATTCATTTGTTCTAATTGTTGCTGTGCTTCATCGTACTTTAACTCATTTCCACCTTGAACTTGCTTTGCAGAGTTAAGCTCACCTTCAGCAAATTGTAATATCTCATCAATTTGTTGTAACTGTTGTGTAATTTTATCATGAGTACCCATTAGATTTCCTCCTAGTTTCAACATAGACTTCTACCGTTAATTTGGCATGAACAAGCCGAATTTATGCTAGGATAAAGTAAAGAAACCCTTACCAACTAATTACATGGTTTTGACATCATTGTTTTGTTTGATGAGGTAGGTTTGCAGGTCATTAGGTATAAACGTATTAGGAAAAACCGTCTGTGCTTCACAAAGAAGCTCCTCTACACCATGACTATATCTTGAGCTAATATGATTAAGAAACAACGCTTTAACCCCACTGTTTAACGCTAAAATCGCTGCCTCTTTCGCCGTAGTATGAAAATGCTCATAGGCAAGTTGTTCATCTTTATGGAGGAACGTT
This window harbors:
- a CDS encoding DUF2524 family protein, with the translated sequence MGTHDKITQQLQQIDEILQFAEGELNSAKQVQGGNELKYDEAQQQLEQMNMQIESLLRSATPEQREELTRARQQVNQMQNKMILGL
- a CDS encoding cysteine hydrolase family protein, encoding MRALIVIDYTNDFVADGGSLTCGKPAQDIEERITELTKEFVEADDYVIFAVDVHEENDPYHPETKLFPPHNIRNSEGRHQYGILGNYYDQLKNRTNIQVDWVDKTRYSAFCGTDIEMRLRARNISEVHLVGVCTDICVLHTAVDAFNKGFKIVIHEDAVQSFSEQGHQWALIHFKTALGAEVLRKEM